Within the Acidimicrobiia bacterium genome, the region CTTGAACGACACCCCCTTGGCATCGGCCTGCCGGACAAAATCAAGCCGCTCACTCACCCGATCCGACTCCCTCCACGGCACCCCACACCTCCATCGACGCCTCTGGAAGTGTCAAGGATGTCCCCGCGCATCTGTAAAGGATGTCCCCGGTCCACACACTTCCGGGGGGAGTACCCCGAAGGGGGGAGGGGGGCAGCTGACCCTGCGAGCAGGACTGGACCCGGCTCTAAGAAGTCGTTGGAGTGCTCGCTGTCTCCGCTGCCCCCTCCGCCTCGCTTCGCTTCGGCACCTCCCCCGCCGAAGACGGCAGGGGAGGACGCCCGTGTTGGTTCTTGACTCTTGGCTCTTGACTCTTGGCTCTTGACTCTTGATTCTTCCCGGATGTTCGGTCGCCGCGACGCCTACCTCCACTATCTGCGAGATCGACGCGCCCGGTTCCATGCGGTGCTCGATGAGTTGGCGCTCTCCCTCGAGGAAGATGCTGACCTCCGCAAGCAGGTCGGGGGTGGCTGGACCTTGGGGGAGCACCTCGTTCACCTGGCGGCATGGGAGCGCCGGTATGCCCGGGTGGTGTCGGGCGGTCCCCGGCTGCCGTATCCGTCCAACTGGCAGAAGTTCAACGACGCCGTCTACGCCGAGTGGCAGGGGGTGACTCCGGAGGCGGCCCGGGCGGAGTACGTCGCCGCGCATCGGGAGATGGTGGCGGCGGTAGCGGCGTTACCCCCGGAAGGTGACCCGGCCCGGCCCAAGCTGCTCGAGGGATGGGACCTCAGTGCTGCGGCCAGCCACTACCGCGAGCACGCCACGATCCTGCTGGCGCATGCCGGGTTCCCGAAGCCGCCGCCCTGGCGCGGTCGAATCGTCAACTGAGAGTCAAGATTCAAGATTCAAGAGTCAAGAACCAAGACTCAAGAGGCGCGTCAGCGCGAATCTTGGTTCTTGACTCTTGACTCCTGGCTCTCTCCCAGCTCCCTGTTGACCTCGCTGGGCAATGTGAACCAACGAAGACGTTCGAAGTCGGGGGTGGCGGTCTCGCCCGGGCCTGGGTCCAACGGTTCGGCCGCCGCCATGGCCTCCTTGGCCTCCTCGAGGTAATCGGCGAGGCGCGTCTCCGGTTCGAACCGGCGCCGATCCGAGTAGGCGTAGCCATCTGGCCCGATCGCAACGTCCGCAAGGCTCATCGGGGGATGGGAGCCGTGGTCCACGTGGGCCCATAAGGCCGACTGGTAGTCGAACTGGTAAAGGGGGAGCAGCCGCCAGCCCTCGTCGGCGATCAAGTGAACGGCATCGAGGATGAACTGGAATGTCTCCTCGCTGATGAAGTAGTTGAAGTTGACCCTCACCCAGCCGGGTCGGATCACCTCACACCCGCGGGCGATCTCGCGCTCGTATCCCTCCGAGGTCTCGATGTCGATGCCGAGCAGGCGGTGGCCGTAGGGACCGGCGCACGAGCACCCCCCGCGGCCCTGGATGCCAAAGAGATCGTTCAGCAGGGCGACGACAAAGTTGTGATGCAGCCGACGCTCGCCGTGCCGGATCACGAACGAGACGATCGACAGGCGGTCGGCTCCGGGATTGCCGAGGATCTGGATGTTCGAGTTCGCCGACCACGATTCGATGGCGCGCCGGATGAACGACTCCTCCAACTCCCGGATCCGGTCGCTGCCAACCGAGTCCTTCAAGGCGAAGACCAGACCGCAGCGGATCGCCCCGATGATGTCGGGGGTGCCACCCTCCTCGCGGTGCTCGATATCTGCCAGGTAGCGGTGCCCGGTGGCGGTCACGAACGAAACGGTCCCACCCCCGGGGACCGTAGGTACCCGGTTGGAGAACAGCTCCTTTCGAGCCACCAATAGCCCCGGGGTTCCCGGCCCGCCGATGAGCTTGTGCGGGCTGATGAACACTGCGTCCTTGTACGAGAGCGGCTCGTCCGGATCCACCGGGCCCATCGAGATCCCGATGTACGGGGCCGCCGCCGCCATGTCCCAGAAGGAGAGTGACCCGTGCCGATGCAGCAGGGTGGAGATGGCCGCGGTGTCCGAGATGATGCCGGTCACGTTCGAAGCTGCCGAGAAGGATCCGATCTTCAGCGGCCGCGCGGCATGGGTTGCCAGCGCCTGCTCTAGTGCCGACCGGTCGATGTGACCGTCGGAGTCCTCCGGGATCACCACGACATCGGCGATCGACTCGCGCCAGGGCAGCTCGTTGGAGTGATGCTCGAAGGGCCCGATGAAGACCACGGGCCGCTCTGCGGCGGGGATCCGTGCCGCGAGCCCGTAGCGCTCGTCGAGCTCAGCCGGCAGCCGCAAGCCCAGCACCCGGATCAGGTGATCGATGGCGCCGGTCGAGCCGCTTCCCGTGAAGATCACCGCGTGCTCGTCGGTCGCCCCGAGGCACCGGCGGATGGTCCCACGAGCGTCGTCGCGGAAGCGGGTGGTCTGCTGACCCGTGCCCGAGGACTCGGTGTGGGTGTTGGCGTAGAGCGGCAGCACCTGCTGGCGGATGAAATCCTCGATGAACTCGAGCGAACGTCCGGAGGCCGTGTAGTCGGCGTAGGTGACCCGCCGCGGTCCAAACGGGCCGTCGACCACGTCGTCCCGCCCGATGACGGAGTCGCGGATCAGGTCGATGAGGTCGGGCATCTTCGTGAGGCTACCGGCGACCTTGGGCGAGAGGCGAGGGGCGAGCCGTGTTCCGCCATTCGGCCCTAGCCCGGCCCGGCACTCGCGAATACGTTGACCGGGCTGTACGATGGGCGGAGTGTTTCGTTTTGGCGCGGTGATGGTCCTGGTGGTGGGGGCGAGCCTTCCCGCGGTCGCCGACTCCGCAGCCATCATGTGCCAGGGCAGCGAGGTCACGATCTGGGGGACGCCAGGCAATGATCGGATCGTGGGCACCGATGGCCGCGATGTGATCCACGGGCTCAATGGTGATGACGTGATCAAGGGCTTTGGCGCCAACGACATCATCTGCGGGGGATCAGGCGACGACACTCTGCTGGGCGGCCTCGGCGCCGATCTTCTTCAGGGGGGCGACGGCGCCGATTTGATCAAGGGTGGTGCCGGCAGGGATCAGCTGTACGGTGGCCCCGGGGACGACACCCTGCAGGGTGGGCCCGCCGACGACCTCTTGTTCGGGGGTGCGGGACTCGACGCGTGCTACGGCGGGAGTCAGGTCGATCGGGCGGACTCCTGTGAGAGCCCCGTGGCCACCGAGGTGGGCGATCGGCCCCCGGTTCGCTCACAGCCTGGCCCGAACGCTGTCGCTCTCACCTTCGACGACGGCCCCCATCCGTACTACACGCCGGCCGTGCTCGACGTGCTCGCACGCTACGGCGTCAAGGCCACCTTTTTCGTTGTCGGCGCCAAGGCCGCCTCCTATCCGGGTCTCATCCAGCGGATGATCTCCGAAGGGCACTCGGTGCAGAGCCACAGCTACACCCACGCTTGGTTGACCAGGTACTCCGACTCGGTCGTCTCCCTCGAGATCGCCCGCGGGCGTGAGGCGATCGAATCGGCCTGCGGGATCGAGTCGCGTTGCCTGCGTCCCCCGTTCGGGGCGACCAACAGCCGGATCGTGTCCCTGGCGGCGGCCGAGGGTCAGACGATCGTCATGTGGTCCGTCGACCCACAGGATTGGCGAAACCACGACTCCCGGTGGGTTGCGGACCAGGTGCTGCGCACCACCGGAGGAGGCGACATCGTCCTGCTGCACGACGGAGCCGGCTATACCGCGGCGCGGGCGCTTCCGTCCATCATCGAGGTTCTGAGGAAGCGCGGCTTGTCATTCGTCTCGATCTGCGGCTGAAGCGCCGGGGTGCCAAGGAGGCAATGCCCCTTGCGCGACGCGACAGAACGCGTGCCGGGCCTCGGCCGCGATCGAATTGTCCATTGCGCATCGCGGAGCCGGCGACAGGCGCCGACTCCTACCCGAACAACAGCGCACCCACCGTCACCACCATCAGCGCCAGCACCACCGACAGCTGTCTGGGGACGGCCTCGCGACCGGTGACGGGGAGTCGGTCCCATGCGACCGCCACCGCCGCTCCGGCGATCAACCCGCCGAGGTGAGCTTCCCAGGCGATGTTGGCGATCACCAGGGGCAGCGCCAGGTTGATGGCGAGCAGCAACATCAACTGCGATAGGACCGCTCGCGCCATCGGGGTGTGACGCTGCGCATAGAGCGTGACGATGAGTGCTCCCATCAACCCGAATATCGCCCCCGAGGCTCCGACTGCCGGATTGCCACGACCGACCAGGTGGTAGAGGGCGCCTCCGCCGAGGCCTGCGGTGAGATAGAGGAACGTGAAGGGCAGTGACCCGTACCGTCGCTCGAGCGCGGGGCCGAACAGGTAGAGCGCCCACATGTTGAACCCGACGTGCGCCAGGCTGGCGTGAAGGAACATCGAGGTCGCCGCCCGCCACCACTCGCCTGCCCGGACCAGGTCGACCTGCTGGGCACCCTCGACGAACAGGCGCCGTCCGATCTCGGGGTCCACCTCACCGAGGACGAATAGGCCCAGGTTGATGAAGAGCAGCGTGAAGGTGACCGGTGCAGCGCGCCGGACCCCCTGGCGGAGAGTCTGGGCGGTGATCACCTTGTGGCGGCCCTCAGGCTGAGCGCACTCCGGGCACTTCTGCCCCACCGGGGTGTCGATCGTGCAGTCCACACAGATCGGCCGCCCGCAATTCGAGCAGGACAGCCGCGTCCCCCGATCGGAATGCCGGTAGCAGGAGGACGCGTCGGTCATTGGGGGACGATAGGGCCCTCGCTCCGCTCGGCCCCGCAATGCGCGATGCGCAATGCGCGACCTGTCGTCACTTCCGGAGGGTCCTCGACGCCAGTCGCCCTCCGAGCGCGCCAGCCGGTTGCTCATTGCTCATCGCGGCTCGGCCTGACGCCGGGCCTCCCGCCCGTAGACTCCCCCGCGACCAAGAGGAGACCAGGCAATGGACTTCGGGTTCGGCGAGAAGGCGCTCGAGTGGCAGCAGCGGATGCGGGCGTTCATGGACGAAGCGGTGGCGCCGGCTGAGCAGGTGTACGAAGAGCAGATGGCCGCGCTCGGTGATCCGCATGGCCATCCTCAGGTGATCGCCGACCTCAAGATCGAAGCCCGCAAGAGGGGCCTGTGGAACATGTTCCTCCCCGACGACCACTGGGGCGCCGGGCTGTCGGTGCTCGAGTACGCCCCCCTCGCCGAGATGAGCGGGTGGAGCCCCCACATCGCGCCCGAGGCGACCAATTGCGGTGCCCCCGACACCGGCAACATGGAGATCCTCGCGATGTTCGGCACGCCCGATCAGCAGCAGCGATGGCTGGTGCCGCTTTTGGAAGGCGAGATTCGTTCGTGCTTCTCGATGACCGAGCCGGAGGTCGCCTCGTCGGACGCCACCAACATCGCCTGTCGGATCGAATCGGATGGCGACGACTATGTGATCACCGGGCGCAAGTGGTGGTCGAGCGGCGCGATGTCGCCGCGGTGCAAGGTTGCGATCGTGATGGGCGTCACGAATCCCGACGCCGACACCTATCAGCGGCAGAGCATGGTGCTGGTACCCCTGGACGATCCGAAGGTGACGATCGTGCGGGACATGACTGTCTTCGGATACCACGAGCGTGGCGGCCACCCGGAGATCCTCTACGACGGCGTGCGAGTGCCGAAGAGCAACTTGCTGGGAGAAGAGGGGGGCGGCTTTGCGATCGCCCAGGCGCGCCTGGGGCCGGGACGGATCCACCACTGCATGCGCCTGATCGGCATGGCTGAGCGAGCCTTCGACGTGATGTGCCGCCGGGCGCTCACCCGGACTGCGTTCGGCAAGCCGCTCGCCGAGCAGGGGGTGGTACAGGACTGGATCGCCGAGGCCCGGATCCGCATCGAGGAGTCCCGGTTGATGGTGTTGAAGGCAGCGTGGTTGATCGACACCGTCGGCGTGAAGGGAGCCCGGATCGAGATCTCCGCCATCAAGGTCGCGGTACCGCGGATGGCTACCTGGGTGCTCGACCGCGGCATCCAGGTGCTCGGCGGCGCCGGAGTCAGCCAGGACTTCCCCCTCGCCTCGCTGTATGCGCACGCCCGGACGTTGCAGATCGCCGACGGCCCCGACGAGGTCCACAAGCGGTCGGTGGCCCGGCGCGAGCTGCGTCGCTTCATGGGGGACCGGTGAGCGAGGCGGTCTTCGCTCGCGAGGGCGAGTACTTCATACCTCAGCCCGTGTCGCGGGCGCGCTGGTATGAAGAGGTGCTGCACGGTGGTCCGGTGGCGGCGCTGTTCGCCCGACAGGTCGAGCTGGTCGAGACTGCGGTCCCGATGATGGTCACCCGGCTGACCGTGGATCTGATGCGACCGGTCCCCACCAAGCCGCTTGCGGTCTCCACCCGGGTGATCCGGGCCGGCCGGCGTATTCAGGTCGTCGAGGCGCTGATGGAGGCCGACGGGACCGAGGTGGCGCGGGCCTCGGCGCTGCGGATGCGGGTGGGCGAAGTCGCCTTGCCGGAACACCCGCGGCGCAATGCTCCCTCCGGTCCTGATGGCCTGGAGCGAGCCGAGTGGCGAGGCGACGACGACGGGGTCTGGTTCCACAGCCACGCGGTCGAGATGCGCTTCGTGGAAGGCAGCTTCTATGAACCGGGTCCGGCGACGGCGTGGCTGCGTATGACCCTGCCCCTGGTCGAAGGCGAGGAGGCGTCTCCGGTGCAGCAGGCGGCCGCCCTCGCCGACTTCGGGAACGGCCTCAGCCGGGTGCTCGCCGGCGGGTGGTGGTTCATCAACGCCGATCTCACCCTCTACCTGGAGCGGCAGCCGCGAGGCGACTGGATGGCCTTGCGGTCTAGAACTGATGTCGAGGACACCGGGATCGGCCTCGCCCAGAGCGAACTGTTCGATCAGGAGGGATCGATCGGCCACGCGCTCCAATCGCTGTTCGTGGACAAGGCCGACGGGCGCGACGGCCCGTGAGGATGCTCCCGATATCGCGATGCGCAATGCGCAATGCGCAACGCGAAGAGGCCAAGTCCCAGTCCGTCGTATTGCGAATTGCGAGTTGCGAATTGCGGGGGCCCGAGCGAAGCGAGGGCCCCTCCTGAGCCGCCTCTTCCTGGGTCTGTTCGGCTGGAAGGTGGTCGGCCGCTTGCCCGACGTCCCGAAGTTCGTGGCGGTCGGGGCACCCCATACCTCGAACTGGGACTTTCCTCTGGCGTTGCTGACGGCCAGGGTGCTGAAGGTGCGGATCCGTTGGATCGGAAAGGCGGGAATCTTCAGGTTCCCGTGGGGCCCGGTCATGCGATGGCTTGGCGGGATTCCGAGCGAGCGCACCGGCAGCGAAGGGCTGGTGGCGGCGATGTCGCGGGCCTTCGCGGAGACCGACCGCATGGTGCTGGCGATTGCACCAGAGGGCACGCGCAAGGCGGTGCCCTATTGGAAGTCGGGCTTTTACCGGATCGCTCACGGCGTGGGTGTCCCCATCGTCCCGGTGTTCATCGACGGCACCAAGCGCGAGGTGCGAGTTGGCGAACCCCTGATGCCCACTGGCCAGATCAGGGCAGACATGGACCGGCTTCGTGAGTTCTACGCCGGTGTGGTTGGTGTCAAGCCGGAGCGCATCGGCCCGGTTGTGCTCCAGGATGAATAGGGCCGGGCTGCTCCGTTCCGTTGAGGAAAAGGCAAGGGGCCGGAGGTGTCCCTCCGGCCCCGGCCCCTTGCGACTGAGTTGAACTCCGCTAGCGGGAGCGCTCGCGGGCTACGTTGACATTCAACTGACGGCCGTCGATCGACTTGCCGTTGGTGGCTGCGATCGCCTTCTCGGCGTCCTGGGCCGAAGCCATCTCGACGAAGCCGAAACCGCGTGAGCGGCCGGTATCGCGGTCGACGACGACCTGGGCGCTGGTCACCTCGCCGTACTCGGCGAAGAGGTCGCGAAGGCTGTCAGAGGTTGTGGAAAACGAGAGGTTCCCCACGTAGATGTTGGTGGCCATGGATGGTGCTCCTTCTGAGCAGTGAACTCCGTCTATGGGTAACGCCACGGAAGGCCTGAGCCCTACGGTGACTTCACTCGACGGAACAGAAGAAGCGAAGACCGGCGTCGCACGCGATATCGCATGCGCGGTCGAAACGATAGCGGTTCTGCAACGGCAGGACCACATTCGAGATGGTCCCGTGGTGGACCGGTTTCGACTGGCCTCCGGGCGGGTAGGACCCCGATGCGTGCGCCGCCCGGCGTGGGCAATTTCAACCCTTGGGGGAAGTAATGAATCGGAACACCAACATGTCGCTGTTGATCTTCGGGATCGTGCTCGGCGTTATCGGCGCCATCCTGAACTTTGCGGTGACCGCAGAGGCCGAGGGTTTCAACATCCAGTCCGCCGGTGTGATCCTCATGTGGGTCGGCATCGTGACCGCTCTGATCGGGATCGTCCTATTGACGCTCAGCTCCCGGCGCCGCGAGAGCACTCTCATCGAGAGTGTCCAGCACACGCCCACGGGCGAGGTCCGCACGGAGACGCGCTCCGATTCGCCGACCGGGTGACCTTCAGGTCATTCCTCTCGCTCGGGCGAGGGTTTGGAGCCTCCCCGTAGGTCAAACCTGCGGGGAGGCCATACGATTGGGCGAGTGAAGCGGCTACTCGGCCCTCGCTGGATCGTGGGCCATCTCCTCGCCCTGGTGGCGATCGTCGGGTTCATCCTGCTCGGCCTCTGGCAGCTCGATCGACATGCGGAGAAGTCCGACCTTCGGGACGCCGTAGCGGCCGGCCAGGCGCTGCCACCGCTCGAGCTCGAGAACGCCGCCGAAGGGTCCTTCCGCAGGGTCGTAGCGTTGGGTACCTACGACTCCTCATTGCAGACTCTGGTGTTTCGTTCGTACGAGGGGTCGTCGGGTTACCACGTCCTTACCCCTCTCGTCGTCGCGGACGGCTCTGCAGTTCTCGTCGATCGCGGCTGGATCCCCCTCGACTTCGATCCGCCGGCTCCACCACCGGGGATGGTGAAAGCCGCCGGCGTCCTCTGGCCGTCCGAGGCGGGCTCGTCGACCCCGGACTCGCCGCCAGCGGTGGTGACGCGGATCGATCCTGAGATCCAGCAGGCTTTCGCGCCGTATTCGCTCCGATCCGACTACCTCGTGCTTGCCCCGTCTCCGGTGCCCGAGCCCTATCCCGTCCAGGACGAGGCTCCCGGGGTGGGGCTCGGACCCCATCTCGGATATGCCGGACAGTGGTTCCTGTTCGCCGGGGTTGTGGCGATCGGGTACCCGGTGCTGCTGAGACGCACCCTCCTTCGGGATCGACGGGCACCCTCTTGACCCAGCCGAATCGATTCACCCATCGCCATCAGCGTCCGCCTGTCGTCCCCGGATCACTTGGCCCCGGCGGTCGGCGGTACGGGCTGATCGGCGTCCCGGCGGAGGCGCCAGCCGACACGCTGCCCGAGGGTGATCCCGACGGTCACCGCCAGAATCCCGATCACTTGAATCGCGCTGGGACGCTCCCCGAGGAAGATCCAAGCCAGGATGGCGATCTGAATCAGCATCGTGTTGTTGATCGCCGCCGACTCGGTGGCCGTCAGATGGCGCATGGTGTGGTTCCAGATGGTGAACGCAAAGGCCGTGTTGACCACCGCCAGCCACCCGATGAACAGCCAGGCGCGCCCCGACACGGTGGGGATGCCTTCAGTGGCGAGGCCGGCGGCGAGCAGGACGATCGCTCCGAAAGCCATCGACACGGTCGTCGTGACCAACGGGGAGCGCCGGAGGTCGCGATTGACGTTCCTGCCAAGAAGGGAGCCGGCCCCGTTCGCCACGAGGCATACGAGCGCCGCGGCCATGCCCGCGGCGGTCGCGGCCAACGAGCCGGAGAAGTAGAGCACTGCCCCGGCCGCGACCAGCGCCGCGCCCAGAAACTGGCGCTTGGTTGCCTTCTCGCCCAGAGACACTCCGGCGACCAGCGCGACCAGCAGCGGGGTCATTGACAGCACCAGGCTGGTGGTGGCTGCCGGCTGGTTGTCCAGGGCAACGAACTGGGCACCCTGGGCGATGGCGATCAGGATCACCCCGAGGACGGCCAGCCCCACAACCTGCCGGCGGTCGAGCAACCGCACCGCCTCCCTTGCCCCGGGGCGGAACGCGACCACGCCAATCAGGACGATTGCTGCGGTCGTGTAGCGGAGCCCGGCGAACGTGATCGGCCGCAGGCCCTCATCGTCCATCCCGTAGCGGATGATCACCCACGAGGACGCCCACAACACGGTGACGAACAGCGCGAGGAGCAGCGCTCTGCGTTCGTGCTGGTCGGACATCTAGCCGGTCCCTATAGGGCCGTGCCGGGTCGCAACCGGGAGGCGGTTTCGGTCAAAAACCAAAGGTGAGACGGGTGATCGTGAACTGGTTGTCCTCGGTGTGCGTGTTGGTACACGAGATCGCGTTCCCCGACGAGTCCTCCTCGATTTCGTAGTAGGCGCCAACCCAGTCGATGGCAACCGATTGGCCATCATCTGCGACTTGGCCGATGAACGGCACGGTTATCGAGGCCGGCAGGAGGCCTGCGTCCACGCACTCTTCGGGGTTGCACACCTTGAGATCGCCTCCGGTCAGTCGGTCGCCCTCCAAGGTGCCGCTGAAGTCGAGGCCACCTTCCTCTCTACAGATCTCCCCGGAGATCACCTCGGCGGTGATCGCCGGAGAACCTGGCGGCGCAATACGTATGACTCTGTCGCCGTCTTGCCAGGTGCCCTCGAGGCAATGCCTGACCTCGAAAGCAAGGGTGGTCTGACCCTGTCCTCCGGCTAGGGAGATGCCCTCCACCTGGACCAGTTCGCGTCCGTCAGACCCGTAGCTGATGGCTGAATACGGGTAGGTCGCCATCGGGCCGACCTGAGGTGCCACGTTGGGATCCATCAGCCGTCCAGACACGAAGAAGGTGGTGTAGGGATATGGGATTCCGAGCCCGGTGTCGATTGCCATCACCTCCAACCGATGCCGACCGGCAGGTTCGGCCACACAGACCGGCTGCTGCGGCTGCCGGATGATCACCAGCATGAGCGGAAATATCCCAGGTGCCGGCGGATCGTATGCGACGGGCTCGTCGCCTTCTGGCGACTCGGGAAGGGACTCGACTGCAGACTCGACCGCAGCCTGGTCGCTCGACTGAAAGTACAGAACGGTGTCGCCGAGGGAGATGTACACCACGGGCGTCCAGCCGAATTCATCGGCAGCAGTTGCGCGCAAGACTTGGCGCCCGGCCATCTCGATCCACTCATAGGTCACGCCATGGATTTCGCCGGATTCGGCGAGCGCCTCGAGTACGCCATTCCAATCCCTTCGAGGAACCCGGATCGCGCCGGCCACGAAGGACGGACCGCCCGCCTCCGACTGGAACGCTGCTGCGATTTCAACGTCTCCAGCATCGGACGCGAAGGACTCGATCAGGGCCGCCACGTCCGCATCGGTCAGGTCGAGCGCCTCACCGGTGATCGAAACCAGCTCGACCTCGCCGCTCAGGGAGGAAAGGGCCTGATCGAGCAGTTCGCTCGCCGAGCGAGGGCCGACCGCCCCGGTCGTTCCAGTCGTGGACACGACCCCGGTGGTCGATGTGGAACCGCTGTCGGTGCCGCACGCAACTGTCGCAACCATGGCGACGGCCAGCAACAGGAGTGGAACCCGTGCTCGATCGGATGTGGTCATTGCCAGACCTCGGACTCTGGATCGTACCGATTACCAGCCGCCGCGGCTCTCCGCCAGCCAGTCGCCGGTGACCTTCTCGAGCCGATCGACGCTTTCGCCGGCGGCCGCGAGGAACGACTTCAGCGAGAAGACCTCCTCGAGGGCGGCGCCATCGATGGCTCCCTCCAGGGCGGAGCGGAGGTGATCGTTCGACTCCACTGCGCGAGCGGAAGCCTCCTGGACGATCCGGTACGCCTCGTCTCGGTCCTTGCCGTCACGGATCAGAGCGAGCAGCGCCTTCTGGCTGAAGGGAAGGCCGCGGGCGGCGTCGAGGTTTGCCCGCATCCGGTCGGCGTCGACCACCAACCCGGAGAGCACCCGATTGGTCCGGTGGAGGGCGAAGTCGAGTGCCAGACAGGCGTCGGGGATGGCGATGCGTTCCACCGAGGAGTGGCTGATGTCGCGTTCGTGCCATAGGGCCACATCCTCCATCGCTGCCACCGCCCACCCCCGCAGCAGCCGGGCGAGTCCGGTGACGTTCTCGGAGAGGATCGGGTTGCGCTTGTGGGGCATCGCCGACGAGCCCTTCTGGCCCTCACCGAACGGCTCGGCCACTTCGGCCACCTCGGACCTCTGCAGATGGCGGATCTCGGTGGCGAGGCGTTCGAGCGAGGCACCGACTACGGCGAGCGTCGTGAGAAACGCCGCGTGCCGGTCACGGCCCACCACCTGGGTGGCCGCCGGCTCTGCGTGGATACCCAACTCGGCCACGACATGCTCCTCGACCTGGCGGGGAACGGTGGCGCGCGTGCCGACCGCCCCACTCACCTTGCCGTAGGAGACGCTGTGGGCGGCGAACTGGAGGCGGCGGCAGGCTCGCACCATCTCGAAGGCGAACCCGGCCATCTTGTGCCCGAATGTGGTCGGCTCGGCCCACATGCCGTGGGTGCGCCCGATCATCACCGTGTCGCGGTGCTCGAGTGCCAGCCCCCGCATCGTGCCGAACAGCTCGATGACCCGGCGGATCAGCAGGCTGCTCGCCTCCTTGAGCTGCACCCCGAGGGCAGTGTCGAGAACGTCCGACGAAGTGAGGCCGTAGTGGACCCATCGCCCGTGGCCGTCGGCGACCGACGCCGCCAACACGTCGACGAAGGCAGCCACGTCGTGGCGGGTTTCCTCCTCGCGGGCGCGCCAGGCATCGGGGTCGACCGGGGGGGCGGCGGCGATGGCATCGGCAGCGGCTGCCGGTACCACGCCTTGCTCGACCCAGCCCCGGGCGACCAGCGCCTGGATCCGCTGCCAGATCTCGAGGCGATGTTGCTCCGACCAGATCGCCGCCATCTCGGGGAGGGAGTAGCGCTCGATCACGGCTTGTTGAGGGTGGCGGATCGCTGCGGGCCGACCGAGACGATGGTGATGGGCACCCCGGCGAGCTCCTCGACCCGCTCGATGTAGGAGCGGGCCTTGGTGGGCAGTTCCCCGAACGAGCGGGCCTCCGAGATGTCGGTGGTCCATCCGGGGTGGTCTTCATACACGGGCTCGCAGTTGTACAGGACGCCGTGCTGGCGGGGGAACTCGGGGTATTCGATGCCCCCCGATCGGTAGGCAGTGGCGATGCGGAGGTTGTCGAAAGCCGAGAGCACGTCGAGCTTCATCAAGGCGATCTCGGTGATCCCGCTCACCCTGACTGCGTACCGCAATGCGACCGCGTCCAGCCACCCACACCGGCGACGCCGTCCAGTGACGGTGCCGTATTCGCCACCGATCTGCACCATCTTCTCCCCGATGTCGTCGGTCAACTCGGTGGGGAAAGGCCCCGTACCCACCCGGGATATGTACGCCTTGGCCAGCCCGAGAACCCGGTCGATGTCCTTCGGCCCGATGCCGACCCCGGTGAGCGCGCCGCCCGAGGTGGGGTTGGATGACGTGACGAAGGGATAGGTGCCGTGGTCGATGTCGAGGAGCACCCCCTGGGCCCCCTCGAAGATGACGTTCTTCCCGTCGCGTATCGCCTGCCACACAAACAGGCTGGTGTCGTCGACATGGTCGGCGAGGCGTGCGGC harbors:
- a CDS encoding 1-acyl-sn-glycerol-3-phosphate acyltransferase is translated as MPDVPKFVAVGAPHTSNWDFPLALLTARVLKVRIRWIGKAGIFRFPWGPVMRWLGGIPSERTGSEGLVAAMSRAFAETDRMVLAIAPEGTRKAVPYWKSGFYRIAHGVGVPIVPVFIDGTKREVRVGEPLMPTGQIRADMDRLREFYAGVVGVKPERIGPVVLQDE
- a CDS encoding RNA-binding protein is translated as MATNIYVGNLSFSTTSDSLRDLFAEYGEVTSAQVVVDRDTGRSRGFGFVEMASAQDAEKAIAATNGKSIDGRQLNVNVARERSR
- a CDS encoding SURF1 family protein, with translation MKRLLGPRWIVGHLLALVAIVGFILLGLWQLDRHAEKSDLRDAVAAGQALPPLELENAAEGSFRRVVALGTYDSSLQTLVFRSYEGSSGYHVLTPLVVADGSAVLVDRGWIPLDFDPPAPPPGMVKAAGVLWPSEAGSSTPDSPPAVVTRIDPEIQQAFAPYSLRSDYLVLAPSPVPEPYPVQDEAPGVGLGPHLGYAGQWFLFAGVVAIGYPVLLRRTLLRDRRAPS
- a CDS encoding DMT family transporter; the encoded protein is MSDQHERRALLLALFVTVLWASSWVIIRYGMDDEGLRPITFAGLRYTTAAIVLIGVVAFRPGAREAVRLLDRRQVVGLAVLGVILIAIAQGAQFVALDNQPAATTSLVLSMTPLLVALVAGVSLGEKATKRQFLGAALVAAGAVLYFSGSLAATAAGMAAALVCLVANGAGSLLGRNVNRDLRRSPLVTTTVSMAFGAIVLLAAGLATEGIPTVSGRAWLFIGWLAVVNTAFAFTIWNHTMRHLTATESAAINNTMLIQIAILAWIFLGERPSAIQVIGILAVTVGITLGQRVGWRLRRDADQPVPPTAGAK
- the purB gene encoding adenylosuccinate lyase; the encoded protein is MIERYSLPEMAAIWSEQHRLEIWQRIQALVARGWVEQGVVPAAAADAIAAAPPVDPDAWRAREEETRHDVAAFVDVLAASVADGHGRWVHYGLTSSDVLDTALGVQLKEASSLLIRRVIELFGTMRGLALEHRDTVMIGRTHGMWAEPTTFGHKMAGFAFEMVRACRRLQFAAHSVSYGKVSGAVGTRATVPRQVEEHVVAELGIHAEPAATQVVGRDRHAAFLTTLAVVGASLERLATEIRHLQRSEVAEVAEPFGEGQKGSSAMPHKRNPILSENVTGLARLLRGWAVAAMEDVALWHERDISHSSVERIAIPDACLALDFALHRTNRVLSGLVVDADRMRANLDAARGLPFSQKALLALIRDGKDRDEAYRIVQEASARAVESNDHLRSALEGAIDGAALEEVFSLKSFLAAAGESVDRLEKVTGDWLAESRGGW
- a CDS encoding adenylosuccinate synthase yields the protein MPATIVLGAQWGDEGKGKIANLLAQDADVVVRYQGGNNAGHTIVIGDETFALSLVPSGVMYPNVTPVIGNGCVIDPAVLLEEMSMLESRGIDPSRLKISANAHLIMPYHRKVDAVRERYLGKQQIGTTKRGIGPAYLDKFGRAGIRVQDLYDPKIFRDKLDAAVKETNKVLVKIYNQLPVEPDEIVEEYLRYAARLADHVDDTSLFVWQAIRDGKNVIFEGAQGVLLDIDHGTYPFVTSSNPTSGGALTGVGIGPKDIDRVLGLAKAYISRVGTGPFPTELTDDIGEKMVQIGGEYGTVTGRRRRCGWLDAVALRYAVRVSGITEIALMKLDVLSAFDNLRIATAYRSGGIEYPEFPRQHGVLYNCEPVYEDHPGWTTDISEARSFGELPTKARSYIERVEELAGVPITIVSVGPQRSATLNKP